The following coding sequences lie in one Gadus morhua chromosome 20, gadMor3.0, whole genome shotgun sequence genomic window:
- the LOC115533580 gene encoding uncharacterized protein LOC115533580, giving the protein MSYAASANRSGKTREPRQNTSTNKEGGRGKAIGSSDPTKNRETEGKNGKNGERSPNARQTKDSTELRSARSSARSSAGYDGTPGGRGPKASRPGAFLSNRYETSEEDDVMIRSMRGESQEETLHSDIMAAVDAETDSILADFGTEDLTKIVLITIKAAVPAIVKAVQKQLLASVDTTRINKNILQSRYKEDELEQYTRKENVRISGIEEENGAETEDQLVEKVCKLVATSGTSIKESDISTAHRLGRVRQQGEARPVIVRFVSRRKKAELLRSKALLRNHDTHRNIFVNEDLTHLRYRLFKCAREKCQHTFIRDGKVICKSEGQYVTINNPDDLFLIGYDDVDYKAFGIDL; this is encoded by the coding sequence ATGTCGTATGCTGCATCAGCGAACAGGAGTGGTAAAACACGTGAACCAAGACAAAACACGTCAACAAACAAGGAGGGTGGAAGAGGAAAAGCGATTGGAAGCAGTGACCCAACAAAAAACCGTGAGACAGAGGGTAAGAATGGCAAGAATGGAGAACGCTCGCCTAACGCACGCCAAACTAAAGACAGCACCGAGCTCCGAAGCGCGAGGTCCAGCGCGAGGTCCAGCGCCGGTTACGACGGAAcaccaggagggagggggcccaAGGCATCCAGGCCCGGTGCTTTTCTTTCAAACCGGTATGAAACAAGCGAGGAGGACGACGTTATGATACGAAGCATGAGAGGTGAGAGCCAGGAGGAAACGCTGCATTCAGATATAATGGCAGCGGTCGACGCTGAAACTGACTCAATACTGGCTGATTTTGGCACAGAGGATTTAACCAAAATTGTGCTCATCACTATCAAAGCAGCAGTACCAGCAATAGTCAAAGCGGTGCAGAAACAACTTTTGGCATCAGTGGACACTACCCGAATTAACAAAAATATACTGCAGAGCAGGTACAAGGAAGACGAACTGGAGCAGTACACACGCAAGGAAAATGTGCGCATCAGCGGGATCGAGGAGGAGAACGGAGCGGAGACCGAGGATCAACTTgtggaaaaagtgtgtaaaCTGGTAGCGACCTCAGGCACGTCAATTAAAGAAAGTGACATCTCCACTGCGCACCGCCTGGGGAGAGTGAGACAACAGGGTGAGGCCCGACCTGTCATTGTCAGATTTGTGAGCAGGAGAAAGAAAGCTGAACTGTTGAGGAGCAAAGCGTTGCTGAGAAACCATGACACTCACAGGAATATCTTCGTTAACGAAGACCTCACACATCTGAGATACAGGCTGTTCAAGTGTGCCAGGGAGAAATGCCAACACACTTTTATTAGGGACGGGAAAGTGATCTGCAAAAGTGAAGGCCAGTACGTCACTATAAACAATCCCGACGACCTGTTCCTTATTGGGTATGACGATGTGGACTACAAAGCCTTTGGTATTGACCTATAG